The segment AGAAACATATTTATAGATTTTTAACTAAATTAAGGATACAAATCCAGTCAATTAGACATAATATATGTATAAAGAGGTTATAAAAAAATGCCCATATTACCATTGGCTTCTGTAGAACGTTTAATTCGCAGTGCAGACTCAGAAAGGGTCAGTGAATCTGCAGCATCTGCCCTTTTAGATATACTGGAAGATTACGGTGTGAAAATATCAAAAGAAGCTATAATCTATGCAAACCATGCCGGAAGAAAAACTGTAAAAGCTGAAGATATAAAACTGGCATATGACATGCTCACAAAGCCTCGTGATTAATGCCATATTCCTTTTTTTAATTTAACAGGTCGATAGCACCCATTCCTGCAAGGGTCACCAACGTTACTACAATACCTGAGATCATAACACCTGCTGCTATCGCCATCATTGCATGCCTGAACTTAATGCCAAACACAAAAGCAGCTGCACAGCCAGTCCATGCGCCTGTAACTGGCAATGGAACTGCCACGAACAAAGTAAGTGCGAGTGTGCCATACCGTTCCATATTCTGAGAATGTTTTTGACGGGTCCTTGTAAAAAGCCAGTTGAAGAAAGAGTCACCTATCCGAAACTTTCTGAGAAAAGAAGACACAGGATCCAAAAAAAGCAAAAGAGGGATCACAGGTAGCATATTTCCCACAATTGCAAGCAAATAGGCATCTATTGGATCAATTCCATAGACCCCGATAGCAATAGGGATCGCACCACGAAGCTCTGAGACCGGCAATGCACTGAGAACTACTGTAGCCAGCCACGAGGGAACACTTGCGAGTGCATCCAGTAATTGCTCTTCGAAAGGCATTGCCTTATTACTCCTTTGTCAACGCAAAATGTGCCAGCAAAGCATCAAGCTGTATTCTTTCGTTGGCACCTTCAGTAAGCCTGAAATCAACTTCTCCGATCATATCCATAAGATCAACCATACGCTGACCGGACACATCCATATCAAAGATAGCGCGATATATCTGCCCGACGACATCTTCTCCTGAAAGACCTTTTTCCAGCATCAAAACATCAAGTTTTTTGCGTGCCAGTACAAAATTACCGGATAGTGCAGTCTTGAGCAGTTCCATGATCTCTTCCGGATGAGCTGTTGCAGTTATCCTGTATATAGCATCCTTGTGGATCGTTTTATCAAAAAGAGCTGCTGCCTGAAGAGCATTTATTGCTTTTCTCATGTCACCCTGGGCAACATACTTCAATGCATCCATACCATCTTCAGCAATTGAGAGACCTTCCTTTTCTGCAATATGCCTGCACCTTTCAGCTACAGAATCTTCAGTAAGGTGACGGAATCGGTAAACAGCACATCTTGACTGGATAGGTTCGATTATCTTTGAAGAATAATTGCAAGACAGGATAAAACGACAGTTACTGGTATAGCGCTCCATCGTACGACGCAGTGCAGACTGTGCATCGGATGTCAAAGCATCTGCTTCATCAAGGAAAATGATCTTGAAGTCGGCACCACCAATAGGAGAGGTCTTCGCGAAGTTCTTTATCTTCGTCCTTACGACATCGATACCGCGCTCATCTGACGCATTGAGTTCCGTGAAGTTCTCGCGCCAGCCATCCCCGAACAGTTCCCTTGCAATGGACACAGCCGTTGCGGTCTTTCCAACCCCGGGAGGACCTGAGAACAACAAGTGAGGAAGATTTCCGCTCTTTACATATGATATCAGCCTTTCCGTAGTTTCCTTTTGACCTACAATGTCTTCAAGCTTAAAAGGCCTGTATTTCTCGATCCATATCTCTTCTTTTATTTCGAACCCTCCAGTCATAACTGATAATCTATGATATCGATGCAGGAAGAATAAGGTTGATGTTACTTTTTAATCTTTCGTGACGTGACAGGAAAAAGAAAATAGAATATAAGGATCATGCTTCCTGAATACATGACCCTTAACAATGAGAACGGAATGAACCGTACTCACTTATATACATAGTTGTAAGCGATCTTGCCGATAACCGGAACCTTGACCTTTGAACCTCTCCAGGCAATGAACATGAGAGAAAGCCAGACGAAGAGGGAAAAGAATCCTCCAAAATCAGCAAGCAGCCAACCGACGTATGGTATCCATGCGACCAGGAAGACGATTGCTGTCAGGATCATAAAGACCATTGCTGACTGGATCGCGTGGAAACGGACAAACTTATTCTCCTTCTCAATGAAGAGGAAAAGCACACCAGTCATCCAGAATCCCAGATAGCACAGTATACCTACAATGTTCTCGTTAAGTCCGATGGAAGTCTTGTATGTCATATAATCACTCCACTCCTTATCTCATTTCAATACATTTCTGCGGGCATTTCTCAACACAGATGCCGCAGGCTGTACATTTGTCCTGATCGATCTCTGCAAGGAACTTCGTTACTGTAATAGCATCTTCCGGACAGTTCTTTTCGCAGATCTTACAGCCGATACATCCAACTTCACAGACTGCCTTTACAGTCTTACCTTTGTCATGTGAATTACACTCCACGTGGACCTTCTCGGAATCCTTTGCAAACATGAGCACATCGTTAGGGCATGCCTCGATACAAAGCCCACAGCTCTTACAGAGGTTCTTGTTCACAATAGGAAGACGGTCCTCGCCAATCGTAATAGCATCGAATGGGCATGAACGCACACATGTTCCGCGACCCATACATCCGTAATTACAGCCCTTCTCACCGTCAGAGAGCATGATCACAGCAGTACAATCCTGGATACCTACGTAATCGAACCTGTCAACGCATTTGCTACCACCATTACACCTGAGGAATGGGTACTCCTTCTCTGCTTCTGAAACATCCTGACCGAGAATTCCACCGATCTCCCTTGCAGTCTCAAAACCACCCACAGGACAGCCATCAAGAGGAGCATTCTCCTCCACGACACGCTCTGCAAAGTCTGCACATCCTGCAAACCCGCAGGCACCACAATTAGCACCTGGAAGGACCTCTACGACCTCTTCAACAAGAGGATTGGTTTCCACCTTGAACAACCTTGAAGCTGCGATCAGCATGATACCGATCACAAGACCAAGACCACCGAGGGTTGCCATTGCCTGGATAAGTAAAGTAGTGAGGCTCATATTGGGATCACTCCGAAATAGTTAACAAATGCCATTGAGAGCATTGTTGCGATGAAGAAAGCCTGAGGGAGACCGCGAATAGAAGACGGAACACTAACAAGAGTGCTACGCTCCCTGATACCGGACATCATCAACATGACAATAGTGTAACCAAGACCTGCTGCAACTCCGAACACAACACTCTGTATGAAAGAGTATTCGTTCAATACATTGAGCAACACAACACCAAGAACCGCACAGTTGGTTGTGATAAGCGGGAGGTAGATACCAAGTGAACGGTATAGTGAAGGAATGTTCTTCCTTACAACGAACTCCACAAGCTGTACAAGAGCTGCGATCACCACAATGAAACTGATCAAACTAAGGAACTCAAGCTTTAACGGTATCAATACGTAAGAGAATATAAGATACGATACCGTTGCTGCCATTGCCATTACAAAAATAACAGCACCTGACATTCCTGCAGCACTCTTTGTATCCTTAGTAACACCCACGAATGAACACAGGCCAAGGAACTGGATGACGAGGAAGTTCTTTATGAACACACCATCCATGAAAATCTGGAAAAGACTTGCATCAGCTGCCATTTTAGCCACCTCTTGCGAGCTTTTTTGCTCTTCTATAATTGACTATTGCCATCAAAACACCTATTGTAAGGAAAGCTCCTGGTGAAAGGATCATGTAAGTGATAGGGTTAATTGGGATCTGGATGACTTCCAGACCAAAGATCACTATCTGACCGGTTCCGAGAAGTTCCCTGATACCTCCGATGAGCACAAGGACAAGAAGGAAACCAGTTGATATTCCCAGTGCATCAATGAACGAATAGAACATGTTGTTCTTATTAGCATATGCCTCCGCACGCCCGATGATGATACAGTTGACAACAATAAGGGGAATAAAAACACCCAGTGCCGCATACATCGGTGGGAAATAAGCCTTCATTACCATCTCTACGATCGAAACGAACGTTGCTATTATCAAAATAAATATTGGCAACCTCACAGAAGCAGGGATCTGCTTCCTCAGGCCGGAGACCAGCAGGTTGGAACAGATAAGTACGAAAGCCGTTCCGGCTGACATACCAATTGCATTTTCAATAGACGTGGTAACCGCCAATGTAGGACAAAGACCCAATACCAAAGCAAATATAGGGTTATCTTTTGTAATTCCACGAATAAATTCACTTAAAGCATTCATCATATCACCTATTAAGCCTCTGCTCCCTGTATAACTTCAACCTGGGCATTCAGGGCATCTACTACTGCCTGAGATGATATCGTGGCACCGGTAATTGAATCAATTGCACCACCAGACTTTGACAAACTCAGGTCTGCTACTTTTACGTTTTTGAACTGATCCTTAAAAGCGGGTTCAGTTATCTTTGAACCTAATCCAGGAGTTTCTGTGTGGGACATGACACTCATACCACTCATCTCATTGAATGAAGCATCAACACCACCGGCAATTTCCAATAGACCTTGTGCACCGGGATGTTGCCTGAAGAAAGCATACCCGATAAGATTTCCGGAACCGTCTTTAGCACGATAGTAAAGTATTTCCCGGTCGCCCTCATCATTAATGACCTCATCACCGTATACTGCCTCAAATTCTGCTGCCTGAGGCATTAGCTCAGCAAGTGTTGCAGTCCTTGCTTCTTCATAGTTCTTCTTTAATTGTTCACTTGTAGGCACATATGTTACAGCCAGAAGCGCTGAAGCGATCACTGATATCAGAACCAGCTTACCTATGATAACTACTACATCCTTGTTTGAATCAGTCATCTAATAACACCTCCAGACGGTCCTTGAAAGGAACCTTTGAAAGAATACTCTTGTACTTGCGCTGCAAGAAAGTCTCTGAACCATAAGATCCTGGAAGTGTGTTGTTATCGATCAATGCTGAAACACAATTTGCAAGGAACAGACCATAGAAGGTCGCATCGACATAATTTGCAAAGTGACCATATATTACTACCAGAACACCACAAACGACCCCATAGATCACACGCCCGTTCTTTGTAACAGGTGAACTTGAAGTGTCCGTTGCCAGGAACAATACCCCAAACAGAACAACACCAAGAACAACGTATGATAAACTGTCTCCCAGAAGAACTGCGAGCAATACAGTGGTCACGAAGAAGGAAACTGGAATCCTCCATTCAACATAACGAAGTAATATTAGTATGCCACCTGCAAGCAACAATGCAAGTGGAGACACGCCTGCCATTACACCTGCACCATGCTCAAGTACAAGATCTGATAAAGCCGTTGTCTGCGGATAAGATGCAGGGTTCATTAGTGACCACCATGCAAGACTCAGGAATACCCATGCAGCGAGTACAGGGTTGAACACATATGATCCGATACCACCAAACGCATGCTTGCCTATTCCGACCGCAAAGACAGAACCTATCATCGGGATCCAAACTGGAACTTCCGGTGGGACCACCATGGCGACCATTAGACCAATAAGAATGGCATGCCCATCTGCAATCGTTATCTTCTGGCCAAATGCTTTCTGTATTGCAACCTCTGTCACAACTGCTGCCAGAATACCTGCAATGACCAATCCTATTGCAGGAAGGCCAAATAGATACACGGATAGCAGGACAACAGGTACAAGAGCAATAATCTTGGCCCACATGATCTTATTAAAAGTAATATCCTCTTTTTTATGAGGAGGAGCTGAAATCGTAAATGTCATCTTATTCGCCTCCACCGCAGCCACACCCTAACTTAAGGTTAGTAGATGATTCTTTTGGAGCAAAGTCTTCATACGCCTTTTCGATAGAATTCTTTGCATATTTTATAAGCTGAAGAACATGTATCTTTGAAGGGCATACAGCTGCACATCTGCCACATTCAACACAATTCATAATATGCATCTGACGACATTCATCAAAACGTCCCTGGTCAGATAGTGCTGCGATCCTGCTAGGTATGAGGTTCACAGGACATACATCAACACATCTTGCGCAGTGAGTACAATCTACGAATTCACCCCTCACCACATCATCGGCTGACTGGACAAATATGGATGTCGTTGTCTTGCTAACAGGTACTTCATCAGTATACTGTGCTACACCTGTGATCGAACCATTTGCGATCAGTTTACCAGGTTCACCAATGTAGCCACCACATGCATCAATTACATCTTTGAAAGTGGTGCCGATCCTTACAAGGATCTTCTGTGGATTCTTCACCTTTCCAGAAACTGAAACCACGGTTTCGATATATGGTTTTCCGGCATTCACTGCATCATAAAGTGCTTTTGCAGATTTTACACTGCATATAGCAATACCGACATCAGTAGGATCACAACCAAAAGAAACTTTCCTACCCGTTACATTATAAGTGAAAAGATCAAGGATCTTCTTTCCATATATGTGGTCCTGTGATGCGACCACAATATCCGAAGACATCTCTTTAAAGTAATATTTGATCTTCCTCTTGCCGATAAGCGGAGCAACAGTAATGTTCTTTCCATCGAATTTCAATCCGTTAAAAGCACTGATGGATTCAAGATCATCATTCCTGAGGACGATCGCACCTTTTGAAGCTCCTGCAGCCTTCATCAGTAATTTCAATGCATCAAGCATCTGTGATGAATACTGTGAAGGAGTGTCGTAGTGTCCGCCGATCCATTCTGAAGACGTAGCATTTACCAGGACGAGATCTATCTTCTTACCTTCAGGTTTCAGGACCATATGTGTCGGGCATCCATAATGCTCAACAATACCAGCGTCCTTTATCAGATCTGCAAGTTCAGAAGCCTGAACATCCTTTGACTTAAGATCAGCACATTCTGCTTCTTCAGATGGCTGGATCACAACACTGTTCACCTTGTTACCGTTGGGGTGGGGAGCTTCCTCGATGGAAATAACTTCCCCAGATACACTTGAATGAACAGATGCGGAATTATATGCTCCGCATTCACCTATCTTCTGCCCTTCACAAACCATATCCCCTTTCTTCACAAGTGGTTCACATGCTGTACCATCATGCTGCTTTAAAGGAATAATGACCTTCTCAGGCATATTTTTCATAATATTGACCTTTGTCACAAACACCAACTCCTTAGAACGCAGGCTCCCTTTCAACTTCAGGAGGTTTTGCTCCTGGTATGGTCGCATCGATCGTCTTTAATGTGAAATCTGTCGGAGGATCCGTCTGTGCAGGATCGGAATCATAGCCGATCAGCTCCCAGTCAATTGCTGTAGCAGTTGAACCATGGCAATCAGCACATTCTAATGGATCTGCCATTCCTACCTCTGAGCCTGCGATGTTGTGGCTCAACCTGTAGTGAAGATCAACGGTCCTGAGCACAGCATTCGGATAATCAGCTTCACCATCAGCATCACCGTCATAATTCCTCATCTCATCGACTGTCACCATACCATCCTGATCTGCATCAGCAGCTTCCACATATGCTACAGCTATCGGGTCACCGATCTCCTTGCTTGTGTCAGGTGACTCTGCAACCTCAGGATTCACACCCTCATCCCACCAGATACCGGTTACGATATTGAAAGGTGCAAGTTTCACATCAGCATCATCCTTCCCATCAGGAATGTTCAGTTCATCCTCACCGACGCCATTGGACCATGCAAGCACAGGAATTATTGTTTCCGTCTTGAAGGAATCAACACGTTCACCGTTCGACCAGTCAAATGACTCAAGTGTCGTTCCACCTGGAAGTTCTCCTCCCGGAAGTGCAGGAATATGACAGGACTCACACTCTACGGTCTCAAGGTGAGCATCAGCGATAGGTCCATGTGAGATACCTGCATGACAATCTGCATCATCACAGCTGCGAGTCTCAGCTTCCAATTCATGGATATTTTCAACATCCGCCTTTACCAGAAGGCTTGAATGTGAAATCTCATGACATTCAGCACATTCTACCTCAGCATGTACGTCAAATTCCTCATAATCAGGTGCAGACCACATTACTGCTGTAGTAGGGATATTTGCCTCATGGCAATTCTCCGCACATGATTCTTTTGCAGGAGCACCATTGACGGTGTCGTGGAACAACAATAACAGTGGAAGTGGAGTAACAGCATTTGAGAAATAGGTGAACTTTCTGATATTATCTTTCTGCACTGCGGTATTTGCATCCACCATAGCTGCTGCATTTGCATTTTCAAAGTCCCCTTCAGCGAACTTCATAGCACGTGCTTCAAAATCATACATACCATACTGTTCATGGCAGACCATGCAGTCCACATCTACGCCATACTCTTCCAGTGCCCCACCGCCAGGATGATAAGCACCATAGCGCTCGACCCATTCGTCTTCGCCCTCTACCTCAATATCAAAGTTTGTCAGTGGATCCCATTCATCGATATCTCTTTGAATATGGGTGTTGGTCTCCACATGATCCGATACCGTGAAGTGACAACCTCCACAACTTGAGTCCGACCATTCTCCTTCAGTCATATAGTGATGAGCGATCGCTTCATTGCCACTATAACCCATGCTTGCGAAAACGCCTGCAAATGCGAAGATGAAAATGGCGGCTGCCAATAGTATTACCTCTAATTTTGCCATATTATCCCCTCTTAATCCTC is part of the Methanococcoides orientis genome and harbors:
- a CDS encoding histone family protein; amino-acid sequence: MPILPLASVERLIRSADSERVSESAASALLDILEDYGVKISKEAIIYANHAGRKTVKAEDIKLAYDMLTKPRD
- a CDS encoding COG2426 family protein is translated as MPFEEQLLDALASVPSWLATVVLSALPVSELRGAIPIAIGVYGIDPIDAYLLAIVGNMLPVIPLLLFLDPVSSFLRKFRIGDSFFNWLFTRTRQKHSQNMERYGTLALTLFVAVPLPVTGAWTGCAAAFVFGIKFRHAMMAIAAGVMISGIVVTLVTLAGMGAIDLLN
- a CDS encoding replication factor C small subunit; its protein translation is MTGGFEIKEEIWIEKYRPFKLEDIVGQKETTERLISYVKSGNLPHLLFSGPPGVGKTATAVSIARELFGDGWRENFTELNASDERGIDVVRTKIKNFAKTSPIGGADFKIIFLDEADALTSDAQSALRRTMERYTSNCRFILSCNYSSKIIEPIQSRCAVYRFRHLTEDSVAERCRHIAEKEGLSIAEDGMDALKYVAQGDMRKAINALQAAALFDKTIHKDAIYRITATAHPEEIMELLKTALSGNFVLARKKLDVLMLEKGLSGEDVVGQIYRAIFDMDVSGQRMVDLMDMIGEVDFRLTEGANERIQLDALLAHFALTKE
- a CDS encoding DUF4870 domain-containing protein, which gives rise to MTYKTSIGLNENIVGILCYLGFWMTGVLFLFIEKENKFVRFHAIQSAMVFMILTAIVFLVAWIPYVGWLLADFGGFFSLFVWLSLMFIAWRGSKVKVPVIGKIAYNYVYK
- the rnfB gene encoding Rnf electron transport complex subunit RnfB, whose protein sequence is MSLTTLLIQAMATLGGLGLVIGIMLIAASRLFKVETNPLVEEVVEVLPGANCGACGFAGCADFAERVVEENAPLDGCPVGGFETAREIGGILGQDVSEAEKEYPFLRCNGGSKCVDRFDYVGIQDCTAVIMLSDGEKGCNYGCMGRGTCVRSCPFDAITIGEDRLPIVNKNLCKSCGLCIEACPNDVLMFAKDSEKVHVECNSHDKGKTVKAVCEVGCIGCKICEKNCPEDAITVTKFLAEIDQDKCTACGICVEKCPQKCIEMR
- the rnfA gene encoding Rnf electron transport complex subunit RnfA, with amino-acid sequence MAADASLFQIFMDGVFIKNFLVIQFLGLCSFVGVTKDTKSAAGMSGAVIFVMAMAATVSYLIFSYVLIPLKLEFLSLISFIVVIAALVQLVEFVVRKNIPSLYRSLGIYLPLITTNCAVLGVVLLNVLNEYSFIQSVVFGVAAGLGYTIVMLMMSGIRERSTLVSVPSSIRGLPQAFFIATMLSMAFVNYFGVIPI
- the rnfE gene encoding Rnf electron transport complex subunit RnfE, translated to MNALSEFIRGITKDNPIFALVLGLCPTLAVTTSIENAIGMSAGTAFVLICSNLLVSGLRKQIPASVRLPIFILIIATFVSIVEMVMKAYFPPMYAALGVFIPLIVVNCIIIGRAEAYANKNNMFYSFIDALGISTGFLLVLVLIGGIRELLGTGQIVIFGLEVIQIPINPITYMILSPGAFLTIGVLMAIVNYRRAKKLARGG
- the rnfG gene encoding Rnf electron transport complex subunit RnfG, with amino-acid sequence MTDSNKDVVVIIGKLVLISVIASALLAVTYVPTSEQLKKNYEEARTATLAELMPQAAEFEAVYGDEVINDEGDREILYYRAKDGSGNLIGYAFFRQHPGAQGLLEIAGGVDASFNEMSGMSVMSHTETPGLGSKITEPAFKDQFKNVKVADLSLSKSGGAIDSITGATISSQAVVDALNAQVEVIQGAEA
- the rnfD gene encoding Rnf electron transport complex subunit RnfD, which gives rise to MTFTISAPPHKKEDITFNKIMWAKIIALVPVVLLSVYLFGLPAIGLVIAGILAAVVTEVAIQKAFGQKITIADGHAILIGLMVAMVVPPEVPVWIPMIGSVFAVGIGKHAFGGIGSYVFNPVLAAWVFLSLAWWSLMNPASYPQTTALSDLVLEHGAGVMAGVSPLALLLAGGILILLRYVEWRIPVSFFVTTVLLAVLLGDSLSYVVLGVVLFGVLFLATDTSSSPVTKNGRVIYGVVCGVLVVIYGHFANYVDATFYGLFLANCVSALIDNNTLPGSYGSETFLQRKYKSILSKVPFKDRLEVLLDD
- the rnfC gene encoding Rnf electron transport complex subunit RnfC; the encoded protein is MTKVNIMKNMPEKVIIPLKQHDGTACEPLVKKGDMVCEGQKIGECGAYNSASVHSSVSGEVISIEEAPHPNGNKVNSVVIQPSEEAECADLKSKDVQASELADLIKDAGIVEHYGCPTHMVLKPEGKKIDLVLVNATSSEWIGGHYDTPSQYSSQMLDALKLLMKAAGASKGAIVLRNDDLESISAFNGLKFDGKNITVAPLIGKRKIKYYFKEMSSDIVVASQDHIYGKKILDLFTYNVTGRKVSFGCDPTDVGIAICSVKSAKALYDAVNAGKPYIETVVSVSGKVKNPQKILVRIGTTFKDVIDACGGYIGEPGKLIANGSITGVAQYTDEVPVSKTTTSIFVQSADDVVRGEFVDCTHCARCVDVCPVNLIPSRIAALSDQGRFDECRQMHIMNCVECGRCAAVCPSKIHVLQLIKYAKNSIEKAYEDFAPKESSTNLKLGCGCGGGE
- the mmcA gene encoding methanogenesis multiheme c-type cytochrome; its protein translation is MAKLEVILLAAAIFIFAFAGVFASMGYSGNEAIAHHYMTEGEWSDSSCGGCHFTVSDHVETNTHIQRDIDEWDPLTNFDIEVEGEDEWVERYGAYHPGGGALEEYGVDVDCMVCHEQYGMYDFEARAMKFAEGDFENANAAAMVDANTAVQKDNIRKFTYFSNAVTPLPLLLLFHDTVNGAPAKESCAENCHEANIPTTAVMWSAPDYEEFDVHAEVECAECHEISHSSLLVKADVENIHELEAETRSCDDADCHAGISHGPIADAHLETVECESCHIPALPGGELPGGTTLESFDWSNGERVDSFKTETIIPVLAWSNGVGEDELNIPDGKDDADVKLAPFNIVTGIWWDEGVNPEVAESPDTSKEIGDPIAVAYVEAADADQDGMVTVDEMRNYDGDADGEADYPNAVLRTVDLHYRLSHNIAGSEVGMADPLECADCHGSTATAIDWELIGYDSDPAQTDPPTDFTLKTIDATIPGAKPPEVEREPAF